One genomic segment of Pogoniulus pusillus isolate bPogPus1 chromosome 21, bPogPus1.pri, whole genome shotgun sequence includes these proteins:
- the OTULINL gene encoding inactive ubiquitin thioesterase OTULINL, with translation MSLGKAPGDEAPGRSFTGKYEVWSWATATKQLVCPVWQKVKAKLLQSMSFLVVVFGYCRRLYCFLAQLVKRWSNYLQRKLRRNLSVLTEVDLLGYSAREWKGETKQAKHMREAYEELFWSCHIKYLRQVRKDNYCVLRAVLFQVFSQGIPFPSWMKERDILKLPEKLLYSQGCNWIQQYSFGPERYTGPNAFGKLRKCMEALKANWAEISATKDSEERGNLCNTLFSDESKEHKLYEAVKFMMLYEVVEAYERIKNRGESVHNLFRVLLARESSSDPLSFMMNHLNSIGDSTWLDQVELFLLGYLLEVKIRVYRLHRFNTEEFQVNYPDEYRREWNEISLLTEDDCYYHIPLYRT, from the exons GAAAGTATGAGGTGTGGTCCTGGGCAACAGCCACCAAGCAACTCGTGTGTCCTGTGTGGCAAAAAGtgaaagcaaagctgctgcaaagcATGTCTTTCCTCGTTGTTGTTTTTGGCTACTGCAGAAGGCTATACTGCTTTTTAGCACAGCTAGTGAAACG GTGGAGCAACTACCTGCAGAGAAAACTCAGAA GGAATCTCAGTGTGCTGACAGAAGTTGATCTACTTGGTTATAGTGCAAGAGAATGGAAAGGAGAAACAAAGCAGGCCAAGCACATGAGGGAG GCATATGAAGAATTGTTTTGGAGCTGCCATATCAAATACCTGCGGCAAGTCAGGAAGGACAACTACTGTGTGCTAAGAGCAGTCCTTTTCCAGGTATTCAGTCAAGGCATTCCTTTTCCatcctggatgaaggagagagaTATATTGAAG ctccctgaaaagCTTTTGTATTCTCAAGGATGCAACTGGATTCAGCAATACAGTTTTGGGCCAGAGAGATACACAGGTCCTAATGCCTTTGGTAAACTGCGCAAGTGTATGGAGGCACTGAAGGCAAAT TGGGCTGAAATAAGTGCTACTAAAGACAGTGAAGAAAGAGGAAACCTGTGTAATACCCTATTTTCTGATGAGAGCAAGGAGCACAAACTCTACGAGGCCGTAAAGTTCATGATGCTCTACGAAGTTGTGGAAGCCTACGAGCGGATAAAAAACAGGGGAGAATCTGTGCACAACCTTTTTAGAGTCCTCCTTGCTCGTGAGTCTTCATCTGACCCTTTGAGCTTCATGATGAATCATCTGAACTCCATAGGTGACTCTACTTGGCTAGACCAG GTTGAACTGTTTCTTCTTGGATACTTACTTGAAGTAAAGATAAGAGTTTACAGACTGCATAGGTTTAATACTGAGGAATTTCAAGTGAACTATCCAGATGAATACCGAAGGGAATGGAATGAGATTTCTCTCCTGACTGAGGATGACTGCTACTATCACATCCCCCTCTACAGAACATGA